From the Halobacterium zhouii genome, the window TGCACGTTGAACCTCACTCCAGACGTAAAACACTGCGTCATCCGGGCGTCAGACAACTGAAAGCGATGTGACGAGATGGCGGTCGTAATAGAGCAGTCCTCGAAAGCCCCGGCGAACTACGTCTCCACTCGGAACGCCTCGAAAGCCCCGGCTGGCTCGGCGAAGGCGGACGCCGCAAGGACCGCAACGAACGCAGTGAGTGGGACCGCAGCAAGGCCCCCGAGTCGAGCCAGCCGCCCCTTTCAGTCCTCCCGGTGACCGGTTGACCAACTGCCAGGGTGGGACTGAGCGGGCGCGAGCGCGCCGGGGCTTTCTAGGTGTTCGAAGTAGCAAGGCAGTCCGCAGACAGGACTTTCAGGTCGTTCTTCACAGCCGCCACGAATCCAACCGCCACTAACCACCGCTTCGTTAGCCATAAGCGCCCGCGCCGCGAACCGACGCTCAATGACCGCGCAGGCCGCCACGCAGGACCTCGCCGCCGTCATCGGGCTGGAGGTCCACGTGCAACTCGAAACGGACACCAAGATCTTCTGCGGGTGTTCGACGGACACCGCGGACGCGGAGCCGAACACGCACACGTGTCCCGTCTGTCTCGGGCTTCCGGGCGCGCTGCCGGTGCTCAACGAGGGCGCCGTGGAGGCCGCCGTGAAACTGGGGAAGGCCATCGACGCCGACATCCCGGAGCGCACGCGCTTCCACCGGAAGAACTACTTCTACCCCGACCTGCCGAAGGGCTTCCAGATCACGCAGTACGACGCGCCGATCTGCCAGGATGGTAGTCTGGACGTCGAGGTCGCGGACGAGCGCCGCACCATCGACATCGAGCGCGCGCACTTAGAGGAGGATCCGGGGAGCATGCAACACGCCGGCGGGAGCATCGACACCGCGGACTACACGCTCGTGGACTACAACCGCGCGGGCACGCCGCTGATGGAGATTGTGACGCGTCCGGACTTCCGGAGCGCCGACGAGGTGCGGTCGTTCCTCGCGAAGCTCACAGAGGTCCTGGAGTACCTCGGCGTCTTCGACGCGGAACGCGACGGCAGCCTGCGCGTCGACGCGAACATCTCGATGGTCGACGCCAGCGAGATGGACGACGACGGTGACCTCACCGAGGAGCAACTCGCGGCCGCGAACCGCACCGAGGTGAAGAACATCTCGAGCCACAAGGGCGCACAGAAGGCGCTGTCCTACGAGGTCACGCGCCAGCGCAACCAGCTCAAGCGCGGCCGCGAGGTCGAACAGGAGACCCGCCACTGGGACGAGGCACGGGGCGTCACCGTCTCGATGCGTTCGAAGGCCGAGGAGAAGGACTACCGCTACTTCCGGGAGGCCGACATCCCGCCCCTCGAGGTCTCCGACTGGAAAGAAGAGATTCCGATTCCGGAGCTCCCGGACGCGCGCCGCGAGCGCTTCCGCGAGTCGTACGGACTCGGCGAGGAGGCCGCGTCGAAACTCACGTCCCGGAAGGCGGTCGCGGACCTCTTCGAGGAACTCGCAGAGGAGTACGACCCCGACCTCGCGGCGACGTGGGTGGCGGACAACCTGCTCGGCGAACTCAACTACCGCGGCATGGAGGTCGCGGTCGTGGAGGAACGCATCGACGAGTTCGCGCGCCTCGTGGAACTCGTCGCGACCGACGAGATCACGTCGAAGAACGCCGAGGAGGTCGTGCTCCGCCGGATGCTCGACGACACCGAGTCGCCGGACGACGTCGTCGAGGCGGAGGGTCTGGGGAAGACCAGCGGCGACGAGGTGGCCGAGGCGGTCGCGGACGCCATCGAGGAGAACCCGGACGCGGTGGAGGACTACCACACTGGCGAGGGAGGCGCGCTGAACTTCCTGGTCGGCCAGGTGATGCAGAAGACGGGCGGCAGCGCAGACCCCGGCCAGGTGAACGAACTGCTCCAGGAGCGACTCGAGTCGTAGCTTTCCGTCGGTAGCGGGGGTGTAGCGTTCGGGCGGCAGCGGAGGCGTGGCGTTCGGACGCCAGTTGGAGTCATAGCATTCGGGTGGCAGTTGGCGGCGCAATCTCCGGATCTGCCACCCGCACGAACGCGGAAATACGGGAGTAGGATGTCCCTACCACCAGAAGACATTTCCACCACTGCGTGGTACTTGTTGGCACGATGCCCGTGTTCGCTCGCAACCTGCTTCCGCATCTCGTCGTCGTGGCGGCGATCCTTGACGCCGCGATCGTCGCCGGCCTGGGGCTTCGCTCCTACACGGGCGTGCTCGTTTTCGTGGCGCTGTTCTTTGCGACCCTGCCCGCGCTCTACGGACTCGCCGTCTTCGTCCAGCCAGACGAGTCGGCGGGCCGCGACCCGGACGGAGTCTGACGGTCGCGTTCTCGAACCGTTGTGGCCGGGACCGACACCGCTAACTGAGGTGTCGAACCACGCTCTGGCATGAGCTACGAGGTTCGCGAGGAACTCCCGACGCCCGAGCGGTTCGTCGCACTCCGCGACGCCGCCGGCATGGCGTCGCGGTCCGAGGACGGCGTCGCACGCGGCCTGCCGAACTCCGTCTACGGCGTCACAGTTGTCGAAACCGAGACCGACGAGACGGTCGGGATGGCGCGCATCGTCGGGGATGGCGCGACCGTCTTCCACGTCTGTGACATGGCCGTCCACCCCGACCACCAGCGGCAGGGCCTCGGCTCCAGGATGATGGACGCCATCGTGGCGTATCTCGACGAGCACGCACCGCCTGGCGCGTACGTGAACCTGATGGCGGACGTCGACGGCTTCTACGAACAGTGGGGCTTCGAGGAGACGCGCCCCGCCTCGAAGGGAATGTTCTACCGCGTGGAATGACGCGCTCGGCGTTCCTCCGCGTCGCGTAGGCGACCACCTGTCGGCGCCCGCGGGTCAGGGGTCGGTATCGAATGCGTCGTGTTCGATGACGTAGAGGACGCCGATGGCGGTGAGCGAGAGGCCGCCGATGACGACTGCGACGCCGTAGGCCGCGGACGAAGTTCCGCCCTCCGTGCGGAACGCGCGGCCTCCGGAGACGGCCAGCGAGAGGCCGAGCGCGACGTTCCCAAGGCCGGAGAGCAGCGACCAGCGAACGCGGTTGGTGACGCCGCCGGCGAACAGCAACGCGCCGGCGACGGCCATGAGCACCATCTGGAAGCCGATGAAGAGGTGCGGGGGGAACGTGACCGCGAGGCCGGCAGCGGCGAAGACGAACAGCGCCGCGCCGAGCCACTGGGTCAGCGTGCGTCGGTTCACAGTTCTGGATTCGGACGGGGGTGGTTAGTCCTTGCGCGCGCTCGCAGTGTGCGCGAATGCGCCTACCCGCTCGCTCCCTGCGGTCGCCCACACGGTTCGCGGGTCGTCTCTCCCCGCTCACTATGCCGTGGCCTCGATGCGCTCGCCCACGCACGCGCCTTGAGGCCGCGCCTGCTGGCGGTTTTCGGCAGCGAAATCTTTACACGCGGCTGTGGCCTATCGCCACCAACGACCACCCCAGCGGGTGGAGGTACACCGTGGAACTCATCGTCACAGAGAAGAACAACGCGGCGCGACGGATCGCCGACATCCTCTCCGAGGGAGGGGCGTCGACAGACACGACGGCGGGCGTAAACGTCTACGAGTGGGGTGGCCGGCGCTGCATCGGCCTCTCCGGTCACGTCGTCGGCGTCGACTTCCCGCCGGAGTACTCCGACTGGCGCGACGTCGAACCGGCGGAACTCGTCCACGCGGACGTCGTCAAGGAACCGACCCAGGAGGACATCGTGAACGCGCTCCAGCGCCTCGCGCGGGAGGCCGACAGCGTCGTCATCGCGACTGACTACGACCGCGAGGGCGAACTCATCGGGAAGGAGGCGTACGAACTCGTCCGGGACGTCAACGAGGACGTGCCCGTCCAGCGCGTGCGCTTTTCCTCCATCACGGAGAACGAGGTGCGGTCGGCGTTCGCGGACCCGGACGACATCGACTTCGACCTCGCCGCCGCCGGCGAAGCCCGACAGATCATCGACCTGATGTGGGGCGCGGCGCTCACGCGATTCCTCTCGCTGTCCGCCAAGCAGATGGGCAACGACTTCATCTCGGTGGGCCGGGTGCAGTCCCCGACGCTCAAACTCATCGTGGACAAGGAACGCGAAATCGAGGCGTTCGATCCGGACGACTACTGGGAGCTGTTCGCGGACCTCGAGAAGGATAGTACGGAGTTCGAGGCCCAGTACTTCTACGAGGACGAGGACGGGAACGAGGCCGAGCGCGTCTGGAACGAGGCCGACGCCGAGGCCGCCTTCGAGACGCTCCGCGAGGCCGGCGAAGCGGTCGTGCAGTCCGTCTCGCGTCGCACCCGCTCGGACGACCCGCCGGCGCCGTTCAACACCACGCAGTTCATCCGCGCCGCCGGCTCCCTGGGCTACTCCGCGGGCCGCGCGATGAGCATCGCGGAGGACCTCTACACCGCGGGCTACATCACGTACCCGCGCACCGACAACACCGTCTACCCGGACGACCTCGACGAGCGCGAACTGCTCGACGAGTTCGTCGGCACGGTGTTCGGCGACGACGCCGAGTCGCTGCTCGAGACCGACGATTTGACGCCGACTCGCGGTGACGAGGAGACGACCGACCACCCGCCGATTCACCCGACGGCGGACTTCCCGAACCGGAACAACCTCTCCGAGGACGAGTGGGAGGTGTACGAACTCGTCGTCCGGCGCTTTTTCGCCACGCTCGCAGACGAGGCGGTGTGGGAGCACCTTCGCGTCGTCGCGGACGCCGACGGCGAGTCCCTGAAATCCAACGGGAAGCGCCTCCTCGAGGAGGGGTATCACGCCGTCTACCCGTACTTCAACTCGAGCGAGAACCACGTCCCGGACGTCGAGGAGGGCGAGGCGCTCGCCATTGCGGACACCCGCTTCGAGGCCAAGCAGACCCAGCCACCCCGCCGGTACGGGCAGAGCCGGCTCATCGAGACGATGGAGGACATGGGCATCGGCACGAAGTCCACGCGGCACAACACCATCGAGAAGCTCTACGACCGCGGCTACATCGAGAACGATCCGCCGCGCCCGACGACGCTCGCGAAGGCGGTCGTGGAGGCCGCCGAGGAGTACGCCGACCTCGTCGTGAGCGAGGAGATGACGGGTGAACTGGAGGCCGACATGACCGCCATCGCGGAGGGCGAGACGTCACTGGAGGAGGTGACCGGGGAGTCCCGCGAGATCCTCGACCGCGTGTTCGACGAGCTGACCGAGTCCCGCGAGGAACTCGGCGAGCACCTCCGCACGTCGCTGAAGGCGGACAAGACCCTCGGGCCGTGTCCAGAGTGTGGCGACACGCTGCTCGTCCGACGGTCCCGCACCGGGTCGTACTTCGTGGGGTGTGACGGCTACCCCGAGTGCCGGTTCACGCTTCCGCTCCCGTCCACGGGCGAACCGCTCGTGCTCGACGACGAGGAATGCGAGGAACACGACCTCCATGAAGTGAAGATGCTCGCGGGCCGCAACACGTTCGTTCACGGCTGTCCGCTGTGCGCCGCAGAGGAGGCCGAGGAATCCGAAGACCGCGTCATCGGCGACTGTCCGGAGTGTGGCGAAGAACACGGTGGCGACCTCGCAATCAAACAGCTCCAGACCGGCTCCCGGCTGGTCGGCTGTACGCGCTATCCGGACTGCGAGTACTCGCTCCCGCTGCCGCGCCGCGGCGACATCGAGGTGACGGACGTGTACTGCAACGAGCACGACCTGCCCGAACTGGTCGTGCGGGACGGCGAGGACGACGACGACCCCTGGGAACTCGGCTGCCCCATCTGCAACTATCAGGAGTACCAGGAGCGACAGCGCCAGAAGGGCCTGGAGGTCCTGGACGGCATCGGCCCGAAGACCGCCGAGAAACTCGAGGAAGCGGGCATCGACGACGTCGGCGCTCTGGCGTCGGCGGACGCCGACCAGGTCGCGGAGTCCGTGTCGGGCGTGAGCGCGGACAGCGTCCGCGAGTGGCAGGCCAAGGCGGACTGAACACGACCCCGGACCGGAGTAGTGCTCTCAGCGTTCCCTGATGTGGATGCTCCCGCAGGCCGGGCAGTTGCCTGGCCGCTGCTCGAACTGCATCGCACAGAGGCTGCACTCGTACTTCGAGGGCGGGTCGGTCCCGACCCGTCGCTTGAGGGCACTGACGAACTCCATGGTATCTAGTGACACACCACCGCCGCGTAAATAGATTTTCCACGATACACGTTACTCACTCCGTTGTGGATGCAAAACTGGCATAGAATCGGGAGAAACACAGGCGAATGGAGGGTGTATTCGGATCCGGGTGCCTGAACCGGAAATCACTCCCATCGGATGGGTAGCGACCTGGCCGTGGAGGACTGGCGTTCCATCGCGTCGAAGCGAGTAAGTGGCCGCCACCCCTACGAGAGTGCGTGCGCCTCGACGATTACATCGAGGGACTGCGACCGGACGAGGACGCCGAGCGGCGGCGCCTCGCCGACGAGAAGTCCTACGAGATTCTGGACTACATCGACGACGTCGAGGCAGGCGTCGAGTCCGCCGTCCAGGGTGACACGCTGTACGGTACGACCGCCCCCTCCGTATTCGTCGGGCGGTCGTCGTACCCGAACGTCTCCGCGGGCATCCTCTCGCCGGTCGCTGGCGACGCCGACCCCGAGGAGTTCGCGACGTCCGGCGAGTGGTACCAGCAGGGTCTCGGCATCGACAACGTCCTCCAGTACCGGACCGGCCTGCTGAACTCCCGGCGCGCCGCGAGCGTGAACGTCGAGGACGTCTGGGACGGCTTCGTCGGCGTCCAGCGGGAGGTCGCCATCGCTGACCGCCCAGTGGACGTGGAGATCGGGCTTTCCGATACCCCGGAGTTCGACCGGGAGCAGTACACCAACCCGGCGGCGAACGCGCCCTCCGGGCCGAACGCGAGCGCCGAATCCGCGGACCTCGCGGAGAACCCACACGTCCCGCGTTACGTCGAGAAGACCCTGGAGGACGACGACTGGGCCGCCCAGGGCGCGATGACGTATCTCTACCGGCGCGGCCTCGACGTCTACGACATCAACCGCGTCCTTTCGGTCGGCGCACTCGGCCAATCCGAGGGCCGCCGACTCGTGCCCACGCGGTGGTCTATCACCGCCGTCGACGACACCGTCGGCCAGTACCTCCGCGGAAGCATCCGGGACAACCCGAGCGTGAACCGCGTCACCGTCCACGTCAACGAGTACATGGGGAACCGCTACTGGGTCGTGCTCGCGCCCGGCAACTGGGAGTTCGAACTCGTGGAGATGAAGGCCCCGGGCAGCATCTGGAACCCCGACCCCCACGGCGACATCTGGATGGGGTCGGCCTACGAGGGCTTCGAGGGAAGGTCGGGATACGTCGACGAGACTGCGGGCGCGTACTACGCCTCCCGTCTCGGCGCGCTCGAACACCTGGAGGACATCGGACGCCAGGCGAAGTGTCTGGTGCTACGCGAAGTGTCGGACGACTACTGGGCGCCCGTCGGCGTCTGGCAGGTCCGTGAGAGCGTGCGCAACGCCTTCGACAGCGAACCCGGCGAGGCTGAGACCTTCCACGGCGCGGTGAGCGAGGTGGCCGACCACCTCCCCGTCTCGACGGGGGCGCTCCGCCGGAAATCCACGATGGTCGCCGGAGTGCAGTCCGACCTCTCGTCGTTCACCTAGGTTTACAACCACCCCCTTCCATCCTCGGCGTGTGACCGTTCCCCCAGCATTCGGCGCCCTCCCCGGCGGCATGGAACTGGCAGTCATCTTCCTCCTCGGGTTGTTCCTGTTCGTCCCGCTCGTTCTCGTCGTCCTCGGCGTTCGATGGGCCACGTCTACGTCCTCGGAGTCCCGAAACGACCGGGTCGAGGAACTCGAAGACGAGGTCGAGGACCTCAGACAGCGCGTCGAAGACGACGACTCGTAGCCCCTGTCTTTTTCGCCGGCGGCGTCGAACAGTGTGGTATGGATTCGGAAACTGGCGGGTCGAAGGCGAAAACCGTCGGCGTTGCCTTCGCCATCGCGATTCTCGGCTTCGTCGTCGGCATCCTCGTCTCCGTGCTGCTCACCTTCGCCTACGCGTACGCGACCGGAACCGCTATCGGGGATATCGGTGGTGTCGCGC encodes:
- the gatB gene encoding Asp-tRNA(Asn)/Glu-tRNA(Gln) amidotransferase subunit GatB — encoded protein: MTAQAATQDLAAVIGLEVHVQLETDTKIFCGCSTDTADAEPNTHTCPVCLGLPGALPVLNEGAVEAAVKLGKAIDADIPERTRFHRKNYFYPDLPKGFQITQYDAPICQDGSLDVEVADERRTIDIERAHLEEDPGSMQHAGGSIDTADYTLVDYNRAGTPLMEIVTRPDFRSADEVRSFLAKLTEVLEYLGVFDAERDGSLRVDANISMVDASEMDDDGDLTEEQLAAANRTEVKNISSHKGAQKALSYEVTRQRNQLKRGREVEQETRHWDEARGVTVSMRSKAEEKDYRYFREADIPPLEVSDWKEEIPIPELPDARRERFRESYGLGEEAASKLTSRKAVADLFEELAEEYDPDLAATWVADNLLGELNYRGMEVAVVEERIDEFARLVELVATDEITSKNAEEVVLRRMLDDTESPDDVVEAEGLGKTSGDEVAEAVADAIEENPDAVEDYHTGEGGALNFLVGQVMQKTGGSADPGQVNELLQERLES
- a CDS encoding GNAT family N-acetyltransferase — its product is MSYEVREELPTPERFVALRDAAGMASRSEDGVARGLPNSVYGVTVVETETDETVGMARIVGDGATVFHVCDMAVHPDHQRQGLGSRMMDAIVAYLDEHAPPGAYVNLMADVDGFYEQWGFEETRPASKGMFYRVE
- a CDS encoding DNA topoisomerase I, encoding MELIVTEKNNAARRIADILSEGGASTDTTAGVNVYEWGGRRCIGLSGHVVGVDFPPEYSDWRDVEPAELVHADVVKEPTQEDIVNALQRLAREADSVVIATDYDREGELIGKEAYELVRDVNEDVPVQRVRFSSITENEVRSAFADPDDIDFDLAAAGEARQIIDLMWGAALTRFLSLSAKQMGNDFISVGRVQSPTLKLIVDKEREIEAFDPDDYWELFADLEKDSTEFEAQYFYEDEDGNEAERVWNEADAEAAFETLREAGEAVVQSVSRRTRSDDPPAPFNTTQFIRAAGSLGYSAGRAMSIAEDLYTAGYITYPRTDNTVYPDDLDERELLDEFVGTVFGDDAESLLETDDLTPTRGDEETTDHPPIHPTADFPNRNNLSEDEWEVYELVVRRFFATLADEAVWEHLRVVADADGESLKSNGKRLLEEGYHAVYPYFNSSENHVPDVEEGEALAIADTRFEAKQTQPPRRYGQSRLIETMEDMGIGTKSTRHNTIEKLYDRGYIENDPPRPTTLAKAVVEAAEEYADLVVSEEMTGELEADMTAIAEGETSLEEVTGESREILDRVFDELTESREELGEHLRTSLKADKTLGPCPECGDTLLVRRSRTGSYFVGCDGYPECRFTLPLPSTGEPLVLDDEECEEHDLHEVKMLAGRNTFVHGCPLCAAEEAEESEDRVIGDCPECGEEHGGDLAIKQLQTGSRLVGCTRYPDCEYSLPLPRRGDIEVTDVYCNEHDLPELVVRDGEDDDDPWELGCPICNYQEYQERQRQKGLEVLDGIGPKTAEKLEEAGIDDVGALASADADQVAESVSGVSADSVREWQAKAD
- the nreA gene encoding DNA repair protein NreA, with the protein product MRLDDYIEGLRPDEDAERRRLADEKSYEILDYIDDVEAGVESAVQGDTLYGTTAPSVFVGRSSYPNVSAGILSPVAGDADPEEFATSGEWYQQGLGIDNVLQYRTGLLNSRRAASVNVEDVWDGFVGVQREVAIADRPVDVEIGLSDTPEFDREQYTNPAANAPSGPNASAESADLAENPHVPRYVEKTLEDDDWAAQGAMTYLYRRGLDVYDINRVLSVGALGQSEGRRLVPTRWSITAVDDTVGQYLRGSIRDNPSVNRVTVHVNEYMGNRYWVVLAPGNWEFELVEMKAPGSIWNPDPHGDIWMGSAYEGFEGRSGYVDETAGAYYASRLGALEHLEDIGRQAKCLVLREVSDDYWAPVGVWQVRESVRNAFDSEPGEAETFHGAVSEVADHLPVSTGALRRKSTMVAGVQSDLSSFT